One Brachyspira pilosicoli P43/6/78 genomic window carries:
- a CDS encoding DUF4261 domain-containing protein: MDNKKLESTEEALFSHVYFYKILFKEKPQLPNIELIKQKLRALYNNIETISEDKNLYSIMINDLKVKFQDDKELGVQVFMYEPIEFDYNGISDEVYNQAWDIKDTKELLKECKYQVMLSDFLAGGLDYKDRTTLLNNWLNIALNIFPDAIAVYNEQSGKILLREQLLKNQYPKNLRFLYSGLNIRFFKVQNTNDMIVDTFGLYSIGLSDIQYHFHDLNPNNIIQHAMNIAAYIFENGNIIKSNDEIESIFNGVKWLCRYEKSLTKPYREVLDINTLEYASGKRN; the protein is encoded by the coding sequence ATGGATAACAAAAAATTAGAAAGCACTGAAGAGGCTCTTTTTTCTCATGTATATTTTTATAAAATTTTATTTAAAGAGAAACCACAGCTGCCAAATATAGAATTGATAAAACAAAAATTAAGAGCTCTATATAATAATATAGAAACAATCTCTGAAGATAAAAACCTATACAGCATAATGATTAATGACCTTAAAGTAAAATTTCAAGATGATAAAGAATTGGGTGTTCAAGTTTTTATGTATGAGCCTATAGAGTTTGATTATAATGGCATAAGCGATGAAGTTTATAATCAGGCTTGGGATATAAAAGATACTAAAGAATTATTAAAAGAGTGCAAATATCAAGTAATGTTAAGCGACTTTTTGGCTGGCGGATTAGATTATAAAGACAGAACTACCCTACTAAACAATTGGCTTAATATAGCATTGAATATATTTCCTGATGCTATTGCCGTATATAACGAACAAAGCGGTAAAATTTTACTTAGAGAACAATTATTAAAAAATCAATACCCAAAAAATTTAAGATTCTTATATTCAGGATTAAATATTAGATTTTTTAAAGTGCAAAATACTAATGATATGATAGTTGATACCTTTGGGCTTTATTCTATAGGGCTTTCTGATATTCAGTACCATTTCCATGATTTGAACCCAAACAATATAATACAGCATGCTATGAATATTGCTGCTTATATATTTGAAAATGGCAACATTATAAAAAGTAATGATGAAATAGAGAGTATATTTAATGGCGTAAAATGGTTATGCAGATACGAAAAATCTTTAACTAAACCGTATAGAGAGGTATTAGATATTAATACTCTTGAATATGCTTCTGGAAAAAGAAATTAA